From the genome of Desulfonatronum thiosulfatophilum, one region includes:
- a CDS encoding YitT family protein, protein MTKRHERFTFTIWWNLLLITVGTIIYTLGLKGIVVHHGFIPGGIFGVGLLIYYQYPILSAGILYFLLNIPLFVAGWVNVSKRFFYYSLYAMIVATLSYELVHLDFGVRDQLYAAIAAGGICGFGVGIVLRSLGSNGGMDVVAVILNQKYNIGIGKTYFVFNFFLFGISAFMLDIDLIIASLIFVFITSVVLEYTLALFNQRKLVLIISDRSKEIADEMINHLKMGATFIRGRGAYSGQDKNIIMAITNNIVLKRLEELVFSKDEYAIFIVENTFNVLGSSFAKRKIY, encoded by the coding sequence ATGACTAAACGACACGAGAGGTTCACCTTTACGATCTGGTGGAATCTATTATTGATCACCGTGGGCACGATCATCTATACGTTGGGGCTGAAAGGGATCGTCGTGCATCATGGTTTTATCCCCGGGGGAATCTTCGGGGTGGGCTTGCTCATCTATTATCAGTATCCGATTCTTTCCGCGGGCATCCTCTACTTCTTGTTGAACATTCCGCTATTCGTCGCAGGATGGGTCAACGTCAGCAAGCGCTTCTTTTACTACAGCCTGTACGCCATGATCGTGGCCACCTTAAGTTATGAGCTGGTCCATCTGGATTTCGGGGTCCGGGATCAACTCTATGCGGCCATTGCCGCGGGGGGGATCTGCGGCTTCGGGGTGGGCATCGTGCTGCGCTCGCTGGGCTCCAATGGGGGGATGGACGTCGTGGCCGTGATCTTGAATCAAAAGTACAATATCGGCATCGGCAAGACTTACTTCGTCTTCAATTTCTTTCTGTTCGGCATCAGCGCATTCATGTTGGATATCGACCTGATCATCGCCTCGTTGATTTTTGTTTTCATCACGTCCGTAGTTCTGGAATACACTCTGGCCCTTTTCAACCAGCGCAAGCTTGTGCTGATCATATCCGACCGAAGCAAGGAAATCGCCGATGAAATGATCAACCATCTGAAGATGGGGGCGACGTTCATCCGCGGACGGGGGGCGTATTCCGGTCAGGACAAAAACATTATCATGGCCATCACCAACAACATCGTCCTGAAGCGATTGGAGGAACTCGTATTCTCCAAAGATGAATATGCCATATTCATCGTTGAGAATACCTTCAATGTGCTTGGTTCGAGTTTTGCCAAGCGTAAAATCTATTGA
- a CDS encoding response regulator, with protein MRFLIVEDDFTSRLMLQRIVKPYAQCDLAVNGEEALEAFKLAHQENQPYDLILMDIMMPIKDGQQALLDIREHERSLGLGPKDEVRVIMLTALGDPKNVVDAYYKGGASSYLVKPIDKGLLLEVIRNTGLKI; from the coding sequence ATGCGGTTCTTGATTGTTGAAGATGATTTTACCAGCCGATTGATGCTGCAGCGTATCGTCAAGCCCTATGCGCAGTGCGATCTTGCGGTGAACGGCGAGGAAGCCCTGGAGGCGTTCAAGCTCGCGCATCAGGAAAATCAGCCCTATGATCTGATTCTGATGGACATCATGATGCCGATCAAGGACGGCCAGCAGGCTTTGCTGGACATTCGGGAGCATGAACGTTCCCTGGGACTGGGGCCCAAGGATGAAGTCCGCGTGATCATGCTCACGGCCCTGGGTGATCCGAAAAATGTCGTCGATGCCTACTACAAAGGCGGAGCAAGTTCCTATCTCGTCAAACCCATCGACAAAGGGCTCCTTCTGGAAGTCATTCGCAACACGGGGTTAAAAATTTGA